In a single window of the Paramisgurnus dabryanus chromosome 23, PD_genome_1.1, whole genome shotgun sequence genome:
- the myrf gene encoding myelin regulatory factor isoform X3 yields the protein MDVIDETEALQRFFEGHDINSSLEPANIDTSILEEYISKEDDSTDICFTEVHSTPGSQYPLPQGGASSSGGVGCGISPPIPLRQGVPQSLPQSCQNPYPPPPSLGLLRHNYPCLGQQQSHQHQQPHVKPDHRGQYAPGTLPESPPDSSSEPYSPQQANDPHMLRTMTPENMCHMTSPPPLPTHSHYPSMHRDMYLKPEPVISQYPIGPISGGTGDMQQGQMIHQLMQHPQGQDGIPVHPAKKRKHSDSPNNTFNSQILTGIIKQEPGLMQDAENSYLDPNYQCIKWQPHQQNKWTPLYDANGKELPLPTYRVDADKGFNFSLADDAFVCQKKNHFQVTVYIGMPGDPKYVKTNEGLQPIECFYLKLNGVKLEAMNQSINVEQSQSDRSKRPFKPVLVTLPPEQVTKVTVGRLHFSETTANNMRKKGKPNPDQRYFMLVVALQAHCHSQSFTLAAQVSERIIVRVTAASNPGQFESDSEVLWQRGQTPDSVYHHGRVGINTDRPDEALVVHGNLKVMGSLVHPSDIRAKENVKEVDTTDNLRRISQMRLVHYQYKPEFAATVGIDATAETGVIAQEVQQILPEAVKDGGDVVCANGETIPNLLVVNKDRIFMENVGAVKELCKLTDNLETRIDELERWSRKLAKLRRLDSMKSSVSGGTVSLSGSYFSRTGSGPLKKKVAKPGSKRSAPEQGCLSHRFMQGTILALVIIMAFSVISMSILYVLNLQHHGSITDVEGSRSALGSSRQASYTPAKVTLSTLSPVSTSTLLSDHPACCPPTTATTNQSATISLLPNNNQSTPDFSTALPTQATVNKKAKSRPLDKDGRGRNRLSHTSAPLSVSKSKRPPQPPELSAATKRLPGGQQQPRRQRSLNTHKQNCMLQ from the exons gTCATGATATTAACAGCTCTTTGGAGCCAGCGAACATTGACACCAGTATCCTGGAAGAATATATCAGCAAAGAAGACGACAGCACAGATAT CTGTTTCACAGAGGTTCACAGTACTCCAGGTTCCCAGTACCCTTTGCCCCAGGGCGGGGCATCCTCTTCAGGGGGGGTAGGGTGTGGCATAAGCCCCCCAATCCCCCTGCGCCAGGGTGTTCCCCAGTCTCTGCCCCAGTCCTGCCAGAACCCTTACCCGCCACCACCTTCTTTGGGCCTCCTTAGACACAACTACCCCTGCCTGGGGCAACAGCAGAGTCACCAACACCAGCAGCCGCACGTCAAGCCGGACCACCGTGGACAGTACGCACCAGG AACGCTACCCGAGTCTCCTCCAGACTCCAGCTCAGAGCCATATTCTCCCCAGCAAGCCAACG ATCCGCACATGCTTAGAACAATGACGCCTGAGAACATGTGTCACATGACCAGTCCTCCACCTCTTCCCACACACTCCCACTATCCCAGCATGCACCGGGACATGTACCTTAAGCCAGAGCCGGTGATATCACAGTACCCGATCGGTCCAATCAGTGGTGGTACCGGAGACATGCAGCAGGGTCAGATGATACATCAACTCATGCAACATCCACAAGGGCAAGA TGGCATTCCTGTTCATCCGGCAAAGAAGAGGAAACATTCGGACTCACCCAACAATACTTTCAACTCTCAAATACTTACAGGCATCATCAAACAAGAGCCAG GTTTGATGCAGGACGCAGAAAACTCGTATCTGGATCCAAACTATCAATGCATTAAGTGGCAGCCGCATCAACAGAACAAATGGACTCCGTTATACGACGCCAATGGAAAAGAGCT TCCATTGCCGACATACAGAGTGGATGCCGATAAAGGTTTTAACTtctcattggctgatgatgcgTTCGTGTGTCAGAAGAAGAATCACTTCCAGGTGACCGTGTACATCGGAATGCCGGGAGATCCCAAATATGTGAAGACCAACGAGGGTCTGCAGCCAATCGAATGCTTTTACCTGAAACTCAACGGAGTGAAG TTGGAAGCCATGAATCAGTCCATTAACGTTGAACAGTCACAATCTGACCGCAGCAAGAGACCCTTCAAACCAGTGCT AGTGACATTGCCACCGGAGCAGGTTACAAAGGTAACGGTGGGTCGTCTCCACTTCAGCGAGACTACAGCCAATAACATGAGAAAGAAAGGGAAGCCGAACCCTGACCAGAG GTACTTCATGTTGGTTGTGGCTCTTCAGGCTCACTGTCACAGTCAAAGCTTCACGCTGGCGGCTCAGGTCTCCGAAAGGATCATCGTCAGGGTAACCGCT GCGTCCAATCCGGGTCAGTTTGAGAGCGACAGTGAAGTGTTGTGGCAGAGAGGACAGACGCCGGACTCTGTATATCATCACGGTCGGGTGGGCATCAACACGGACCGCCCCGATGAAGCCCTGGTCGTCCACGGTAACCTGAAGGTCATGGGCTCCCTTGTGCATCCTTCTGATATTAGAGCTAAGGAGAATGTGAAGGAG GTGGATACTACTGATAACCTGAGACGTATCTCTCAGATGAGATTGGTACATTATCAGTACAAACCCGAGTTTGCAGCTACAGTGGGCATCGATGCCACAGCTGAGACTG gGGTGATCGCTCAGGAAGTCCAGCAGATTCTTCCAGAGGCGGTCAAAGACGGAGGAGACGTGGTGTGTGCGAACGGAGAGACCATCCCAAATCTACTGGTTGTCAATAAA GACCGGATCTTCATGGAGAACGTGGGCGCTGTGAAGGAGCTCTGCAAACTCACCGATAATCTGGAGACTCGAATCGACGAGCTGGAGCGCTGGAGCAGAAAACTGGCCAAACTGCGGCGACTCGACAGTATGAAGAGCTCAGTGAGCGGAGGCACGGTCAG CTTGTCAGGAAGTTATTTTAGCAGAACGGGAAGTGGACCACTGAAGAAAAAAGTAGCCAAGCCAGGTAGCAAG aGGTCTGCTCCAGAGCAAGGCTGTCTCAGTCACAGGTTTATGCAGGGCACCATCCTGGCCCTGGTTATTATAATGGCCTTCAG TGTCATCTCCATGTCCATCCTCTATGTGCTCAATCTTCAACACCATGGAAGCATAACTGATGTGGAGGG GTCTCGTTCTGCTCTGGGATCATCACGTCAGGCTTCTTACACCCCTGCCAAAGTCACCCTGTCTACTCTCTCCCCAG TGTCAACTTCAACACTCTTGTCCGATCACCCGGCTTGTTGCCCTCCAACAACAGCCACAACTAACCAATCTGCCACCATCAGTCTGTTACCAAACAACAACCAATCTACTCCAG ACTTCAGCACTGCGCTCCCCACCCAGGCCACTGTTAACAAGAAGGCAAAGTCTCGGCCGCTGGATAAAGACGGACGCGGTAGAAACCGTCTCAGCCACACGTCGGCTCCACTGTCTGTCAGTAAATCCAAACGGCCGCCTCAACCGCCGGAGCTCAGCGCAGCCACCAAACGCTTACCAGGAGGACAACAGCAACCACGAAGACAGCGCAGTTTAAACACACATA AGCAAAACTGTATGTTGCAGTGA
- the myrf gene encoding myelin regulatory factor isoform X1, translating to MDVIDETEALQRFFEGHDINSSLEPANIDTSILEEYISKEDDSTDICFTEVHSTPGSQYPLPQGGASSSGGVGCGISPPIPLRQGVPQSLPQSCQNPYPPPPSLGLLRHNYPCLGQQQSHQHQQPHVKPDHRGQYAPGTLPESPPDSSSEPYSPQQANDPHMLRTMTPENMCHMTSPPPLPTHSHYPSMHRDMYLKPEPVISQYPIGPISGGTGDMQQGQMIHQLMQHPQGQDGIPVHPAKKRKHSDSPNNTFNSQILTGIIKQEPGLMQDAENSYLDPNYQCIKWQPHQQNKWTPLYDANGKELPLPTYRVDADKGFNFSLADDAFVCQKKNHFQVTVYIGMPGDPKYVKTNEGLQPIECFYLKLNGVKLEAMNQSINVEQSQSDRSKRPFKPVLVTLPPEQVTKVTVGRLHFSETTANNMRKKGKPNPDQRYFMLVVALQAHCHSQSFTLAAQVSERIIVRVTAASNPGQFESDSEVLWQRGQTPDSVYHHGRVGINTDRPDEALVVHGNLKVMGSLVHPSDIRAKENVKEVDTTDNLRRISQMRLVHYQYKPEFAATVGIDATAETGVIAQEVQQILPEAVKDGGDVVCANGETIPNLLVVNKDRIFMENVGAVKELCKLTDNLETRIDELERWSRKLAKLRRLDSMKSSVSGGTVSLSGSYFSRTGSGPLKKKVAKPGSKRSAPEQGCLSHRFMQGTILALVIIMAFSVISMSILYVLNLQHHGSITDVEGSASRCLLFISWTPFLTATITFCPSFCLWSRSALGSSRQASYTPAKVTLSTLSPVSTSTLLSDHPACCPPTTATTNQSATISLLPNNNQSTPDFSTALPTQATVNKKAKSRPLDKDGRGRNRLSHTSAPLSVSKSKRPPQPPELSAATKRLPGGQQQPRRQRSLNTHKQNCMLQ from the exons gTCATGATATTAACAGCTCTTTGGAGCCAGCGAACATTGACACCAGTATCCTGGAAGAATATATCAGCAAAGAAGACGACAGCACAGATAT CTGTTTCACAGAGGTTCACAGTACTCCAGGTTCCCAGTACCCTTTGCCCCAGGGCGGGGCATCCTCTTCAGGGGGGGTAGGGTGTGGCATAAGCCCCCCAATCCCCCTGCGCCAGGGTGTTCCCCAGTCTCTGCCCCAGTCCTGCCAGAACCCTTACCCGCCACCACCTTCTTTGGGCCTCCTTAGACACAACTACCCCTGCCTGGGGCAACAGCAGAGTCACCAACACCAGCAGCCGCACGTCAAGCCGGACCACCGTGGACAGTACGCACCAGG AACGCTACCCGAGTCTCCTCCAGACTCCAGCTCAGAGCCATATTCTCCCCAGCAAGCCAACG ATCCGCACATGCTTAGAACAATGACGCCTGAGAACATGTGTCACATGACCAGTCCTCCACCTCTTCCCACACACTCCCACTATCCCAGCATGCACCGGGACATGTACCTTAAGCCAGAGCCGGTGATATCACAGTACCCGATCGGTCCAATCAGTGGTGGTACCGGAGACATGCAGCAGGGTCAGATGATACATCAACTCATGCAACATCCACAAGGGCAAGA TGGCATTCCTGTTCATCCGGCAAAGAAGAGGAAACATTCGGACTCACCCAACAATACTTTCAACTCTCAAATACTTACAGGCATCATCAAACAAGAGCCAG GTTTGATGCAGGACGCAGAAAACTCGTATCTGGATCCAAACTATCAATGCATTAAGTGGCAGCCGCATCAACAGAACAAATGGACTCCGTTATACGACGCCAATGGAAAAGAGCT TCCATTGCCGACATACAGAGTGGATGCCGATAAAGGTTTTAACTtctcattggctgatgatgcgTTCGTGTGTCAGAAGAAGAATCACTTCCAGGTGACCGTGTACATCGGAATGCCGGGAGATCCCAAATATGTGAAGACCAACGAGGGTCTGCAGCCAATCGAATGCTTTTACCTGAAACTCAACGGAGTGAAG TTGGAAGCCATGAATCAGTCCATTAACGTTGAACAGTCACAATCTGACCGCAGCAAGAGACCCTTCAAACCAGTGCT AGTGACATTGCCACCGGAGCAGGTTACAAAGGTAACGGTGGGTCGTCTCCACTTCAGCGAGACTACAGCCAATAACATGAGAAAGAAAGGGAAGCCGAACCCTGACCAGAG GTACTTCATGTTGGTTGTGGCTCTTCAGGCTCACTGTCACAGTCAAAGCTTCACGCTGGCGGCTCAGGTCTCCGAAAGGATCATCGTCAGGGTAACCGCT GCGTCCAATCCGGGTCAGTTTGAGAGCGACAGTGAAGTGTTGTGGCAGAGAGGACAGACGCCGGACTCTGTATATCATCACGGTCGGGTGGGCATCAACACGGACCGCCCCGATGAAGCCCTGGTCGTCCACGGTAACCTGAAGGTCATGGGCTCCCTTGTGCATCCTTCTGATATTAGAGCTAAGGAGAATGTGAAGGAG GTGGATACTACTGATAACCTGAGACGTATCTCTCAGATGAGATTGGTACATTATCAGTACAAACCCGAGTTTGCAGCTACAGTGGGCATCGATGCCACAGCTGAGACTG gGGTGATCGCTCAGGAAGTCCAGCAGATTCTTCCAGAGGCGGTCAAAGACGGAGGAGACGTGGTGTGTGCGAACGGAGAGACCATCCCAAATCTACTGGTTGTCAATAAA GACCGGATCTTCATGGAGAACGTGGGCGCTGTGAAGGAGCTCTGCAAACTCACCGATAATCTGGAGACTCGAATCGACGAGCTGGAGCGCTGGAGCAGAAAACTGGCCAAACTGCGGCGACTCGACAGTATGAAGAGCTCAGTGAGCGGAGGCACGGTCAG CTTGTCAGGAAGTTATTTTAGCAGAACGGGAAGTGGACCACTGAAGAAAAAAGTAGCCAAGCCAGGTAGCAAG aGGTCTGCTCCAGAGCAAGGCTGTCTCAGTCACAGGTTTATGCAGGGCACCATCCTGGCCCTGGTTATTATAATGGCCTTCAG TGTCATCTCCATGTCCATCCTCTATGTGCTCAATCTTCAACACCATGGAAGCATAACTGATGTGGAGGG CTCTGCGTCTCGCTGCCTTCTCTTCATCTCTTGGACGCCCTTCCTCACTGCAACTATCACATTCTGTCCATCCTTCTGTCTGTG GTCTCGTTCTGCTCTGGGATCATCACGTCAGGCTTCTTACACCCCTGCCAAAGTCACCCTGTCTACTCTCTCCCCAG TGTCAACTTCAACACTCTTGTCCGATCACCCGGCTTGTTGCCCTCCAACAACAGCCACAACTAACCAATCTGCCACCATCAGTCTGTTACCAAACAACAACCAATCTACTCCAG ACTTCAGCACTGCGCTCCCCACCCAGGCCACTGTTAACAAGAAGGCAAAGTCTCGGCCGCTGGATAAAGACGGACGCGGTAGAAACCGTCTCAGCCACACGTCGGCTCCACTGTCTGTCAGTAAATCCAAACGGCCGCCTCAACCGCCGGAGCTCAGCGCAGCCACCAAACGCTTACCAGGAGGACAACAGCAACCACGAAGACAGCGCAGTTTAAACACACATA AGCAAAACTGTATGTTGCAGTGA
- the myrf gene encoding myelin regulatory factor isoform X2 gives MDVIDETEALQRFFEGHDINSSLEPANIDTSILEEYISKEDDSTDICFTEVHSTPGSQYPLPQGGASSSGGVGCGISPPIPLRQGVPQSLPQSCQNPYPPPPSLGLLRHNYPCLGQQQSHQHQQPHVKPDHRGQYAPGTLPESPPDSSSEPYSPQQANDPHMLRTMTPENMCHMTSPPPLPTHSHYPSMHRDMYLKPEPVISQYPIGPISGGTGDMQQGQMIHQLMQHPQGQDGIPVHPAKKRKHSDSPNNTFNSQILTGIIKQEPGLMQDAENSYLDPNYQCIKWQPHQQNKWTPLYDANGKELPLPTYRVDADKGFNFSLADDAFVCQKKNHFQVTVYIGMPGDPKYVKTNEGLQPIECFYLKLNGVKLEAMNQSINVEQSQSDRSKRPFKPVLVTLPPEQVTKVTVGRLHFSETTANNMRKKGKPNPDQRYFMLVVALQAHCHSQSFTLAAQVSERIIVRASNPGQFESDSEVLWQRGQTPDSVYHHGRVGINTDRPDEALVVHGNLKVMGSLVHPSDIRAKENVKEVDTTDNLRRISQMRLVHYQYKPEFAATVGIDATAETGVIAQEVQQILPEAVKDGGDVVCANGETIPNLLVVNKDRIFMENVGAVKELCKLTDNLETRIDELERWSRKLAKLRRLDSMKSSVSGGTVSLSGSYFSRTGSGPLKKKVAKPGSKRSAPEQGCLSHRFMQGTILALVIIMAFSVISMSILYVLNLQHHGSITDVEGSASRCLLFISWTPFLTATITFCPSFCLWSRSALGSSRQASYTPAKVTLSTLSPVSTSTLLSDHPACCPPTTATTNQSATISLLPNNNQSTPDFSTALPTQATVNKKAKSRPLDKDGRGRNRLSHTSAPLSVSKSKRPPQPPELSAATKRLPGGQQQPRRQRSLNTHKQNCMLQ, from the exons gTCATGATATTAACAGCTCTTTGGAGCCAGCGAACATTGACACCAGTATCCTGGAAGAATATATCAGCAAAGAAGACGACAGCACAGATAT CTGTTTCACAGAGGTTCACAGTACTCCAGGTTCCCAGTACCCTTTGCCCCAGGGCGGGGCATCCTCTTCAGGGGGGGTAGGGTGTGGCATAAGCCCCCCAATCCCCCTGCGCCAGGGTGTTCCCCAGTCTCTGCCCCAGTCCTGCCAGAACCCTTACCCGCCACCACCTTCTTTGGGCCTCCTTAGACACAACTACCCCTGCCTGGGGCAACAGCAGAGTCACCAACACCAGCAGCCGCACGTCAAGCCGGACCACCGTGGACAGTACGCACCAGG AACGCTACCCGAGTCTCCTCCAGACTCCAGCTCAGAGCCATATTCTCCCCAGCAAGCCAACG ATCCGCACATGCTTAGAACAATGACGCCTGAGAACATGTGTCACATGACCAGTCCTCCACCTCTTCCCACACACTCCCACTATCCCAGCATGCACCGGGACATGTACCTTAAGCCAGAGCCGGTGATATCACAGTACCCGATCGGTCCAATCAGTGGTGGTACCGGAGACATGCAGCAGGGTCAGATGATACATCAACTCATGCAACATCCACAAGGGCAAGA TGGCATTCCTGTTCATCCGGCAAAGAAGAGGAAACATTCGGACTCACCCAACAATACTTTCAACTCTCAAATACTTACAGGCATCATCAAACAAGAGCCAG GTTTGATGCAGGACGCAGAAAACTCGTATCTGGATCCAAACTATCAATGCATTAAGTGGCAGCCGCATCAACAGAACAAATGGACTCCGTTATACGACGCCAATGGAAAAGAGCT TCCATTGCCGACATACAGAGTGGATGCCGATAAAGGTTTTAACTtctcattggctgatgatgcgTTCGTGTGTCAGAAGAAGAATCACTTCCAGGTGACCGTGTACATCGGAATGCCGGGAGATCCCAAATATGTGAAGACCAACGAGGGTCTGCAGCCAATCGAATGCTTTTACCTGAAACTCAACGGAGTGAAG TTGGAAGCCATGAATCAGTCCATTAACGTTGAACAGTCACAATCTGACCGCAGCAAGAGACCCTTCAAACCAGTGCT AGTGACATTGCCACCGGAGCAGGTTACAAAGGTAACGGTGGGTCGTCTCCACTTCAGCGAGACTACAGCCAATAACATGAGAAAGAAAGGGAAGCCGAACCCTGACCAGAG GTACTTCATGTTGGTTGTGGCTCTTCAGGCTCACTGTCACAGTCAAAGCTTCACGCTGGCGGCTCAGGTCTCCGAAAGGATCATCGTCAGG GCGTCCAATCCGGGTCAGTTTGAGAGCGACAGTGAAGTGTTGTGGCAGAGAGGACAGACGCCGGACTCTGTATATCATCACGGTCGGGTGGGCATCAACACGGACCGCCCCGATGAAGCCCTGGTCGTCCACGGTAACCTGAAGGTCATGGGCTCCCTTGTGCATCCTTCTGATATTAGAGCTAAGGAGAATGTGAAGGAG GTGGATACTACTGATAACCTGAGACGTATCTCTCAGATGAGATTGGTACATTATCAGTACAAACCCGAGTTTGCAGCTACAGTGGGCATCGATGCCACAGCTGAGACTG gGGTGATCGCTCAGGAAGTCCAGCAGATTCTTCCAGAGGCGGTCAAAGACGGAGGAGACGTGGTGTGTGCGAACGGAGAGACCATCCCAAATCTACTGGTTGTCAATAAA GACCGGATCTTCATGGAGAACGTGGGCGCTGTGAAGGAGCTCTGCAAACTCACCGATAATCTGGAGACTCGAATCGACGAGCTGGAGCGCTGGAGCAGAAAACTGGCCAAACTGCGGCGACTCGACAGTATGAAGAGCTCAGTGAGCGGAGGCACGGTCAG CTTGTCAGGAAGTTATTTTAGCAGAACGGGAAGTGGACCACTGAAGAAAAAAGTAGCCAAGCCAGGTAGCAAG aGGTCTGCTCCAGAGCAAGGCTGTCTCAGTCACAGGTTTATGCAGGGCACCATCCTGGCCCTGGTTATTATAATGGCCTTCAG TGTCATCTCCATGTCCATCCTCTATGTGCTCAATCTTCAACACCATGGAAGCATAACTGATGTGGAGGG CTCTGCGTCTCGCTGCCTTCTCTTCATCTCTTGGACGCCCTTCCTCACTGCAACTATCACATTCTGTCCATCCTTCTGTCTGTG GTCTCGTTCTGCTCTGGGATCATCACGTCAGGCTTCTTACACCCCTGCCAAAGTCACCCTGTCTACTCTCTCCCCAG TGTCAACTTCAACACTCTTGTCCGATCACCCGGCTTGTTGCCCTCCAACAACAGCCACAACTAACCAATCTGCCACCATCAGTCTGTTACCAAACAACAACCAATCTACTCCAG ACTTCAGCACTGCGCTCCCCACCCAGGCCACTGTTAACAAGAAGGCAAAGTCTCGGCCGCTGGATAAAGACGGACGCGGTAGAAACCGTCTCAGCCACACGTCGGCTCCACTGTCTGTCAGTAAATCCAAACGGCCGCCTCAACCGCCGGAGCTCAGCGCAGCCACCAAACGCTTACCAGGAGGACAACAGCAACCACGAAGACAGCGCAGTTTAAACACACATA AGCAAAACTGTATGTTGCAGTGA